A single window of Gambusia affinis linkage group LG18, SWU_Gaff_1.0, whole genome shotgun sequence DNA harbors:
- the mettl3 gene encoding N6-adenosine-methyltransferase subunit METTL3 isoform X1: protein MSDTWSNIQAHKKQLDSLRERLKRRRKDPAQLSGTDGGLSAEGSTARSDSPAPSTPSTSQEETEKPPDPELEKRLLGYLSDLSLSLPTDSLAITNQLNSAEGTVTHGCIQSLLLKFSAQELIEVRQPTSISSSSTTSSPPTTVVVAVDHTKLWAMIGSVSGAQRAGVKRKAEDQTLGGFSPKLQSSASPPHATASSITPASSLQLPGSSATGSGAEKKGRSSKSQSSHVDMEIESLLNQQSTKEQQSKKMSQEILELLNASTAKEQSIVEKFRSRGRAQVQEFCDHGTKEECVRSGDTPQPCTKLHFRRIINKHTDESLGDCSFLNTCFHMDTCKYVHYEIDSPPEAESSLMGPQSGTPEIGLHAEDADSNVGKLFPSQWICCDIRFLDMSILGKFSVVMADPPWDIHMELPYGTLTDDEMRKLSIPALQDDGFLFLWVTGRAMELGRECLSQWGYERIDEIIWVKTNQLQRIIRTGRTGHWLNHGKEHCLVGVKGSTQGFNRGLDCDVIVAEVRSTSHKPDEIYGMIERLSPGTRKIELFGRPHNVQPNWITLGNQLDGIHLLDPEVVARFKERYPDGVISKPHTQ, encoded by the exons ATGTCGGACACATGGAGTAACATTCAGGCACATAAGAAGCAGCTGGACTCGTTGCGGGAAAGGCTGAAGCGACGGCGGAAGGACCCGGCGCAGCTGTCCGGTACGG ACGGCGGGCTCAGCGCTGAGGGTTCCACAGCCAGGAGCGACAGCCCAGCTCCGTCAACTCCCTCTACTTCTCAGGAGGAGACGGAAAAGCCACCGGACCCTGAGCTGGAGAAGAGGCTGCTGGGATACCTCTCCGATCTGAGCCTCTCGCTACCCACAGACTCGCTGGCCATCACAAATCAGCTCAACAGT GCAGAAGGTACGGTTACTCATGGATGCATCCAGAGCCTGCTGCTCAAGTTCTCCGCCCAGGAGCTCATTGAGGTCCGACAGCCtacctccatctcctcctcttccacaACTTCCTCTCCGCCCACCACCGTGGTCGTAGCCGTGGACCACACAAAGCTGTGGGCCATGATCGGCTCTGTGTCCGGAGCGCAAAGAGCCGGGGTCAAGAGAAAAGCCGAAGACCAGACCCTCGGCGGCTTTTCACCTAAACTTCAGAGCTCCGCGTCTCCTCCTCACGCGACCGCATCCTCCATTACGCCGGCTTCCTCCCTGCAGCTGCCGGGATCTTCGGCGACAGGAAGCGGAGCCGAGAAGAAGGGCCGCAGCAGCAAGAGCCAGTCGTCTCACGTGGATATGGAGATCGAGAGTCTCCTGAACCAGCAGTCCACCAAGGAGCAGCAGAGCAAGAAG atGAGTCAGGAGATCCTGGAGCTCCTTAATGCCAGCACAGCCAAGGAGCAGTCCATCGTGGAGAAGTTCAGGTCTCGTGGTCGAGCTCAGGTCCAGGAGTTCTGCGACCACGGGACAAAAGAGGAGTGCGTCCGCTCCGGAGACACACCACAGCCCTGCACCAAGCTCCATTTCCG CCGCATCATCAACAAGCACACAGACGAGAGCCTCGGCGACTGCTCCTTCCTCAACACCTGTTTCCACATGGACACCTGCAAGTACGTGCACTACGAGATCGACAGCCCCCCCGAGGCCGAGAGCAGCCTGATGGGGCCCCAGTCGGGGACCCCGGAGATCGGGCTGCACGCCGAAGACGCCGACAGCAACGTGGGCAAACTCTTCCCGTCGCAG TGGATCTGCTGCGACATCCGCTTCCTGGACATGTCCATCCTGGGGAAGTTCTCCGTGGTGATGGCCGACCCTCCCTGGGACATCCACATGGAGCTGCCGTACGGCACGCTGACCGATGACGAGATGAGGAAACTCAGCATTCCCGCCTTGCAGGATGAtggcttcctcttcctctgggtCACTGGGAG GGCCATGGAACTGGGCCGGGAGTGTCTCAGCCAATGGGG CTACGAGCGCATCGACGAGATCATTTGGGTGAAAACCAACCAGCTGCAGCGAATCATTCGCACAGGCAGGACGGGCCACTGGCTGAACCACGGGAAGGAGCACTGTCTG gTGGGTGTGAAGGGAAGCACGCAGGGGTTCAACCGAGGTTTGGACTGCGACGTCATCGTGGCCGAA GTCCGCTCCACCAGCCACAAACCAGATGAGATCTACGGCATGATCGAGCGGCTGTCGCCCGGCACCAGGAAGATCGAGCTCTTCGGACGACCTCACAACGTCCAGCCCAACTG GATCACCCTGGGCAACCAGCTGGACGGCATTCATCTCTTGGACCCGGAGGTCGTGGCCCGCTTTAAGGAGCGATACCCAGACGGAGTCATCTCCAAGCCGCACACACAGTGA
- the mettl3 gene encoding N6-adenosine-methyltransferase subunit METTL3 isoform X2, whose amino-acid sequence MSDTWSNIQAHKKQLDSLRERLKRRRKDPAQLSDGGLSAEGSTARSDSPAPSTPSTSQEETEKPPDPELEKRLLGYLSDLSLSLPTDSLAITNQLNSAEGTVTHGCIQSLLLKFSAQELIEVRQPTSISSSSTTSSPPTTVVVAVDHTKLWAMIGSVSGAQRAGVKRKAEDQTLGGFSPKLQSSASPPHATASSITPASSLQLPGSSATGSGAEKKGRSSKSQSSHVDMEIESLLNQQSTKEQQSKKMSQEILELLNASTAKEQSIVEKFRSRGRAQVQEFCDHGTKEECVRSGDTPQPCTKLHFRRIINKHTDESLGDCSFLNTCFHMDTCKYVHYEIDSPPEAESSLMGPQSGTPEIGLHAEDADSNVGKLFPSQWICCDIRFLDMSILGKFSVVMADPPWDIHMELPYGTLTDDEMRKLSIPALQDDGFLFLWVTGRAMELGRECLSQWGYERIDEIIWVKTNQLQRIIRTGRTGHWLNHGKEHCLVGVKGSTQGFNRGLDCDVIVAEVRSTSHKPDEIYGMIERLSPGTRKIELFGRPHNVQPNWITLGNQLDGIHLLDPEVVARFKERYPDGVISKPHTQ is encoded by the exons ATGTCGGACACATGGAGTAACATTCAGGCACATAAGAAGCAGCTGGACTCGTTGCGGGAAAGGCTGAAGCGACGGCGGAAGGACCCGGCGCAGCTGTCCG ACGGCGGGCTCAGCGCTGAGGGTTCCACAGCCAGGAGCGACAGCCCAGCTCCGTCAACTCCCTCTACTTCTCAGGAGGAGACGGAAAAGCCACCGGACCCTGAGCTGGAGAAGAGGCTGCTGGGATACCTCTCCGATCTGAGCCTCTCGCTACCCACAGACTCGCTGGCCATCACAAATCAGCTCAACAGT GCAGAAGGTACGGTTACTCATGGATGCATCCAGAGCCTGCTGCTCAAGTTCTCCGCCCAGGAGCTCATTGAGGTCCGACAGCCtacctccatctcctcctcttccacaACTTCCTCTCCGCCCACCACCGTGGTCGTAGCCGTGGACCACACAAAGCTGTGGGCCATGATCGGCTCTGTGTCCGGAGCGCAAAGAGCCGGGGTCAAGAGAAAAGCCGAAGACCAGACCCTCGGCGGCTTTTCACCTAAACTTCAGAGCTCCGCGTCTCCTCCTCACGCGACCGCATCCTCCATTACGCCGGCTTCCTCCCTGCAGCTGCCGGGATCTTCGGCGACAGGAAGCGGAGCCGAGAAGAAGGGCCGCAGCAGCAAGAGCCAGTCGTCTCACGTGGATATGGAGATCGAGAGTCTCCTGAACCAGCAGTCCACCAAGGAGCAGCAGAGCAAGAAG atGAGTCAGGAGATCCTGGAGCTCCTTAATGCCAGCACAGCCAAGGAGCAGTCCATCGTGGAGAAGTTCAGGTCTCGTGGTCGAGCTCAGGTCCAGGAGTTCTGCGACCACGGGACAAAAGAGGAGTGCGTCCGCTCCGGAGACACACCACAGCCCTGCACCAAGCTCCATTTCCG CCGCATCATCAACAAGCACACAGACGAGAGCCTCGGCGACTGCTCCTTCCTCAACACCTGTTTCCACATGGACACCTGCAAGTACGTGCACTACGAGATCGACAGCCCCCCCGAGGCCGAGAGCAGCCTGATGGGGCCCCAGTCGGGGACCCCGGAGATCGGGCTGCACGCCGAAGACGCCGACAGCAACGTGGGCAAACTCTTCCCGTCGCAG TGGATCTGCTGCGACATCCGCTTCCTGGACATGTCCATCCTGGGGAAGTTCTCCGTGGTGATGGCCGACCCTCCCTGGGACATCCACATGGAGCTGCCGTACGGCACGCTGACCGATGACGAGATGAGGAAACTCAGCATTCCCGCCTTGCAGGATGAtggcttcctcttcctctgggtCACTGGGAG GGCCATGGAACTGGGCCGGGAGTGTCTCAGCCAATGGGG CTACGAGCGCATCGACGAGATCATTTGGGTGAAAACCAACCAGCTGCAGCGAATCATTCGCACAGGCAGGACGGGCCACTGGCTGAACCACGGGAAGGAGCACTGTCTG gTGGGTGTGAAGGGAAGCACGCAGGGGTTCAACCGAGGTTTGGACTGCGACGTCATCGTGGCCGAA GTCCGCTCCACCAGCCACAAACCAGATGAGATCTACGGCATGATCGAGCGGCTGTCGCCCGGCACCAGGAAGATCGAGCTCTTCGGACGACCTCACAACGTCCAGCCCAACTG GATCACCCTGGGCAACCAGCTGGACGGCATTCATCTCTTGGACCCGGAGGTCGTGGCCCGCTTTAAGGAGCGATACCCAGACGGAGTCATCTCCAAGCCGCACACACAGTGA